The Macrotis lagotis isolate mMagLag1 chromosome 6, bilby.v1.9.chrom.fasta, whole genome shotgun sequence genome includes a window with the following:
- the ARL14 gene encoding ADP-ribosylation factor-like protein 14 — protein sequence MGNWNSKPSKVKHARVLLLGLDFSGKSTILYKLKHAKDFTTIPTIGFNVEMIQMKKNIHLTVWDVGGQLRMRSLWDHYLENTDVLVYVVDSTDQQHLEASRKEFELILKNEHIKCVPVVLLANKQDLPGALTAEDITRKFKMKKICGDRDWYVQPCCGTSGEGVTEGFSKVTEFIHSYRKSSGTNWAFFRQN from the coding sequence ATGGGTAACTGGAACTCTAAACCTTCCAAGGTCAAACATGCCCGAGTTTTGCTCCTGGGACTAGATTTCTCAGGGAAGTCAACAATCCTTTACAAACTAAAGCACGCCAAGGATTTCACAACCATCCCAACCATCGGCTTCAATGTGGAGAtgatacagatgaagaaaaacatcCATCTCACAGTCTGGGATGTTGGAGGGCAGCTACGGATGAGAAGCCTTTGGGACCATTACCTTGAGAACACAGATGTGTTGGTGTATGTGGTGGACAGCACTGACCAGCAACACTTGGAGGCCTCCcgaaaagaatttgaactcatcttgaAAAATGAGCATATCAAGTGTGTGCCAGTTGTGTTGTTGGCCAACAAACAAGACCTCCCTGGAGCATTGACAGCCGAGGATATCACCAGGAAATTCAAGATGAAGAAAATCTGTGGTGACCGGGACTGGTACGTCCAGCCTTGCTGTGGCACCTCGGGGGAAGGAGTGACTGAAGGCTTCAGCAAAGTGACTGAATTTATCCACAGTTATAGGAAATCTTCAGGCACAAACTGGGCCTTCTTCAGGCAGAATTAA